One Mustela nigripes isolate SB6536 chromosome 5, MUSNIG.SB6536, whole genome shotgun sequence DNA segment encodes these proteins:
- the LOC132017357 gene encoding ubiquitin-conjugating enzyme E2 C-like: MASQNRDPAAASIAAARKGAEPSGGAARGPVGKRLQQELMTLMMSGDKGISAFPESDNLFKWVGTIHGAAGTVYEDLRYKLSLEFPSGYPYNAPTVKFLTPCYHPNVDTQGNICLDILKDKWSALYDLRTILLSIQSLLGEPNIDSPLNTHAAELWKNPTAFKKYLQETYSKQVSSQDP, from the coding sequence ATGGCCTCCCAGAACCGCGACCCAGCTGCGGCCAGCATCGCCGCCGCCCGCAAAGGAGCTGAGCCCAGCGGGGGCGCCGCCCGTGGACCCGTGGGCAAGAGGCTACAGCAGGAGCTGATGACCCTCATGATGTCCGGTGACAAAGGAATTTCTGCCTTCCCTGAATCAGACAACCTTTTCAAATGGGTGGGGACCATCCACGGAGCAGCTGGCACAGTGTATGAAGACCTGCGGTATAAGCTCTCCTTGGAGTTCCCCAGTGGCTACCCCTACAATGCGCCCACAGTGAAATTCCTCACACCCTGCTACCACCCCAACGTGGACACCCAGGGGAACATCTGCCTGGACATCCTGAAGGACAAGTGGTCAGCCCTGTATGACCTCAGGACCATCCTGCTGTCCATCCAGAGCCTGCTAGGAGAACCAAACATTGATAGTCCTTTGAACACACACGCTGCCGAGCTCTGGAAAAACCCCACAGCCTTTAAGAAGTACCTACAAGAAACCTACTCAAAGCAGGTCTCCAGCCAAGATCCCTGA